In Caretta caretta isolate rCarCar2 chromosome 20, rCarCar1.hap1, whole genome shotgun sequence, a single window of DNA contains:
- the COX14 gene encoding cytochrome c oxidase assembly protein COX14, which yields MASAKQLADFGYKAFSGSMMLLTVYGGYLCSARVYRYFQRQKALKPPEQNQLQTGVVED from the coding sequence ATGGCCTCCGCCAAGCAGCTCGCGGACTTTGGGTATAAGGCCTTCTCCGGCTCCATGATGCTTCTGACCGTCTACGGGGGCTATCTCTGCAGCGCCAGGGTTTACCGCTACTTCCAGCGCCAGAAAGCCCTGAAGCCGCCTGAACAGAACCAGCTACAGACAGGGGTCGTTGAGGACTGA